The following proteins come from a genomic window of Sebastes fasciatus isolate fSebFas1 chromosome 6, fSebFas1.pri, whole genome shotgun sequence:
- the LOC141769638 gene encoding zinc-binding protein A33-like, whose amino-acid sequence MAEKTALLERFLNCHVCSETFRDPVSLSCSHSFCSSCLKKFWEQAENKNCPICKTKSSTDEPAVNFALKELSDSFAERQKAGSSEPEKKKKKEEVVCDKHPEVPYWFCEDEERAVCPVCDVSLHQSHKVVPIEQAVSDLKDQLKSDLESLQDKRDKHKQVEKTYDEMVKHSKKQLLSTERQIRAEFNKLHQFLKEEEESRLAALREEEEQKGKTISREMKMIQEHISSLSDSISAVEEDLQKHNVPFLSSYKATQTRARVQCSLSDPQLVSGALIDVAKHLGNLSFRVWEKMKDKVHFSPVILDPNTANRWLYLSDDLTSVRYGDTNQQLPDNPERNTKYADILGSEGFSSGKHSWEVEVGDHPVWNVGLAKDSVDRKGEAGTSPEYGIWCLAHRSGKYSDGVCKTFRVKKSLQRIRVQLDYDRGEVSFYDPEDMTHIYTYRDTFTEKLFPWFNIGSAGDAKTADIKICQTEISL is encoded by the coding sequence ATGGCTGAGAAAACCGCTCTTCTTGAACGTTTCCTGAACTgccatgtgtgttcagagactttcagagatcctgtgtctctgagctgcagccacagcttctgttcaagctgcctgaagaaattctgggaacaagctgaaaacaaaaactgtcccaTTTGTAAAACAAAGTCCTCAACGGATGAACCAGCAGTGAACTTTGCTCTGAAGGAACTGTCTGACTCGTttgctgagagacagaaagctggatcatctgagccagaaaaaaagaagaagaaagaggaggtggtgtgtgATAAACATCCAGAAGTCCCATATTGGTTCTgtgaggatgaagagagagctgtgtgtcctgtctgtgaCGTTTCTCTCCACCAGAGTCACAAGGTGGTTCCTATAGAACAAGCAGTCAGTGACCTGAAGGACCAGCTGAAATCTGACTTAGAGTCTCTACAGGACaagagggacaaacacaaacaagtagAGAAAACATATGATGAAATGGTTAAACACTCCaagaagcagctgttgtccacagagaggcagatcagagcagagttcaacaagctccaccagttcctgaaagaggaagaggagtccagactggcagctctgagggaggaagaggagcagaaggggaagactatcagcagagagatgaagatgattcaggagcacatctcctctctgtcagacagtatctctgctgttgaagaagacctgcagaaacacaacgtgcccttcctcagcagttataaagccactcagaccagagccagagtccagtgctcactgtcagatccacagctggtctcaggagcgctgatagatgtggccaaacacctgggcaacctgtccttcagagtctgggagaagatgaaggacaaggtccacttcagtcctgtcattctggacccaaacactgcaaaccgctggctctatctgtctgatgatctgaccagtgtgagataTGGAGACACAaaccagcagcttcctgacaatCCAGAGAGAAACACTAAGTATGCAGATAttctgggctctgagggcttcagctcagggaaacacagctgggaggtTGAGGTGGGAGACCATCCTGTCTGGAATGTAGGTTTGGCTAAAGATTCAGTTGACAGGAAGGGAGAGGCAGGAACCTCACCAGAATATGGAATCTGGTGTTTAGCTCATCGCAGTGGAAAATACAGTGATGGAGTTTGTAAGACATtcagagtgaagaagagtctccagaggatcagagtccagctggactatgacaggggggaggtgtccttctacgaccctgaagacatgactcacatctacacttacagagacactttcactgagaaactcttcccatgGTTCAATATTGGATCAGCTGGTGATGCTAAAACTGCtgatatcaaaatctgtcaaactGAGATTTCTCTGTGA
- the LOC141769637 gene encoding zinc-binding protein A33-like, with protein sequence MIHKSEEMAEKIVLVESYLNCHVCSETFRDPVSLSCNHSFCSSCLKNFWEQAENKNCPICKTKSSTDEPAVNFALKELSDSFAGRQKAGSSETEKEEKKEEVVCDKHPEVPYLFCEDEERAVCPVCEFSLHQSHKVVPVEQAVSDLKDQLKSDLKSLQDKRDTYEEVEKTYNEVIQHSKKQLLFTERQIRAEFNKLHQFLKEEEESRLAALREEEEQKGKTISREMKMIQERISSLSDSISAVEEDLQKHNVPFLSSYKATQTRARVQCSLSDPQLVSGALIDMAKHLGNLSFRVWEKMKDKVHFSPVILDPNTASPILYLSDDLTSVRRGDTIQQLPYNPERHTNSATVLGSEGFSSGKHSWEVEVGDHPDWYVGLAKESADRKGERIHSPEYGTWCLTHRSGKYTYGVGETVRVKKSLQRIRVQLDYDRGEVSFYDPEDMTHIYTLRDTFTEKLFPWFIIGSAGDAKTADIKICQTEILCDVQGGW encoded by the coding sequence ATGATTCACAAATCAGAGGAAATGGCTGAGAAAATTGTTCTTGTTGAAAGTTACCTGAACTgccatgtgtgttcagagactttcagagatcctgtgtctctgagctgcaACCACAGCTTCTGTTCAAGCTGCCTGAAGAACTTCTgggaacaagctgaaaacaaaaactgtcccaTTTGTAAAACAAAGTCCTCAACGGATGAACCAGCAGTGAACTTTGCTCTGAAGGAACTGTCTGACTCGTTTGCTGGGAGACAGAAAGCTGGATcatctgagacagaaaaagaagagaagaaagaggaggtggtgtgtgATAAACATCCAGAAGTCCCATATTTGTTCTgtgaggatgaagagagagctgtgtgtcctgtctgtgagtTTTCTCTCCACCAGAGTCACAAGGTCGTTCCTGTAGAACAAGCAGTCAGTGACCTGAAGGACCAGCTGAAATCTGACTTAAAGTCTCTACAGGACAAGAGggacacatatgaagaagtggAGAAAACATACAATGAAGTGATTCAACACTCCAAGAAGCAGCTGTTGTtcacagagaggcagatcagagcagagttcaacaagctccaccagttcctgaaagaggaagaggagtccagactggcagctctgagggaggaagaggagcagaaggggaagactatcagcagagagatgaagatgattcaggagcgcatctcctctctgtcagacagtatctctgctgttgaagaagacctgcagaaacacaacgtgCCCTTCCTCAGCAGTTATAAAGCCACTCAGACCAGAGCCAGAGTCCAGTGCTCACTGTCAGATCCACAGCTGGTCTCAGGAGCGCTGATAGATatggccaaacacctgggcaacctgtccttcagagtctgggagaagatgaaggacaaggtccacttcagtcctgtcattctggacccaaacactgcaaGCCCCAttctctatctgtctgatgatctgaccagtgtgagacgtGGAGACACAATCCAGCAGCTTCCTTACAATCCAGAGAGACACACTAATTCTGCCACtgttctgggctctgagggcttcagctcagggaaacacagctgggaggtggaggtgggagaccaTCCTGACTGGTATGTAGGTTTGGCTAAagagtcagctgacaggaagggaGAGCGAATTCATTCACCAGAATATGGAACCTGGTGTTTAACTCATCGCAGTGGAAAATACACTTATGGAGTTGGTGAGACAgtcagagtgaagaagagtctccagaggatcagagtccagctggactatgacaggggggaggtgtccttctacgaccctgaagacatgactcacatctacactctcagagacactttcactgagaaactcttcccatgGTTCATTATTGGATCAGCTGGTGATGCTAAAACTGCtgatatcaaaatctgtcaaactGAGATTCTCTGTGATGTTCAGGGAGGGTGGTGA